In one window of Rhinoderma darwinii isolate aRhiDar2 chromosome 7, aRhiDar2.hap1, whole genome shotgun sequence DNA:
- the LOC142656985 gene encoding fatty-acid amide hydrolase 1-like has product MAVRGAVSYTILYNLVDFPAGVLPVTKVTREDEEALKEYEGHHKDVWDKLLKKAVSDSVGLPVAVQCVALPWQEEQCLRLMKEVENVTRMEKRP; this is encoded by the exons ATGGCTGTGCGCG GTGCCGTGTCCTACACAATCCTGTATAATCTGGTGGATTTCCCGGCCGGGGTTCTCCCTGTTACCAAGGTGACCCGTGAGGATGAGGAGGCTCTGAAGGAGTATGAGGGTCATCACAAGGATGTCTGGGACAAGCTGCTGAAGAAG GCCGTGTCAGACAGCGTGGGGCTCCCGGTGGCCGTGCAGTGTGTGGCCCTTCCCTGGCAGGAGGAGCAGTGTCTCCGTCTAATGAAGGAGGTGGAGAACGTCACCAGGATGGAGAAACGGCCGTGA